Proteins from a single region of Gallaecimonas xiamenensis 3-C-1:
- a CDS encoding head GIN domain-containing protein, with amino-acid sequence MKPKHLVICTAALLLSSAHFSAFAWWGNDDIKGNGNVTEQSQSLGKVDEISLALPAQVKVVAGEGKLSIKAEENLLPYITVTEKGDELEIGTKKGYSLNPKKPIEISISVEALSSLSLAGSGDVVVGAFSGEELDLDLAGAASLVMDKADYRSIDIDIAGSGDVVIKDGQSDELSVDIAGSGDVDTSKVQAAKADIDIAGSGDVSLRAKDSLDISVAGSGDVVYFGNPSIKQSVMGSGNVTRKGD; translated from the coding sequence ATGAAACCCAAACATCTGGTTATCTGCACCGCCGCCCTGCTGCTGAGCAGCGCCCACTTCAGCGCCTTTGCCTGGTGGGGCAACGACGACATCAAGGGCAACGGCAATGTCACCGAGCAAAGCCAAAGCCTGGGCAAGGTTGACGAGATCAGCCTGGCGCTGCCGGCGCAAGTGAAAGTGGTGGCAGGTGAAGGCAAGCTCAGCATCAAGGCCGAAGAAAACCTGCTGCCCTATATCACCGTCACCGAGAAGGGCGACGAGTTGGAGATAGGCACCAAGAAAGGTTACAGCCTGAACCCCAAGAAACCCATCGAGATCAGCATCAGCGTCGAAGCGCTGTCCAGCCTGTCCCTGGCCGGTAGCGGTGATGTGGTGGTGGGCGCCTTCAGTGGTGAAGAACTGGACCTGGACCTGGCCGGTGCCGCGTCCCTGGTGATGGACAAGGCCGACTACCGCAGTATCGACATCGACATTGCCGGCAGCGGTGATGTGGTCATCAAAGACGGCCAGAGCGACGAGTTGTCCGTGGACATCGCCGGCAGCGGTGACGTGGACACTTCCAAGGTGCAGGCGGCCAAGGCCGACATCGACATCGCCGGCTCAGGTGACGTATCCCTGCGTGCCAAGGACAGCCTGGACATCAGCGTGGCCGGTAGTGGCGATGTGGTCTACTTCGGCAACCCCAGCATCAAGCAGAGCGTCATGGGCTCTGGCAACGTGACCCGCAAGGGCGACTGA